The region GCAACGCACTGGTGATGACAACATCCAACCTCTCAGATTCCATCGATACCGCTTTTTTGGACCGCGCAGATATTCGCCAGTACATCGGACCACCAGGCACCGAGGCCATCTACTCCATTTTACGCTCATGTCTGATCGAGTTGATCCGTGCAGGGCTCGCACAAGAAGAATGCATCCCCTCGTATGGAGCCATCGATGCATCGGACAATAAAGTAGCGCATCAACTTCGTCACCTTGCAGAGTACTGCCACGGCGCCTCTGGTCGATCATTGCGACGTTTACCCGTGCTTGCACATGCACAATACCTACACGCTCCAGGTGCCTTTTCCTGTGCAGAGTGGAtcggcgccatgcagcgcacaTTTGAAAACACATCCTTATCATAGAGAATGGGTATAATGATTCTATGAATCAAGGACGAATCTCCTATGTAGCTGATGCCTTGTTATGCCAGTACTGCAAACGGTCTTTCTTGCTTAGTTTCGACTGTTTGGCACGGCCTGCAATGCGGAGACCCTGTGTTTTCACGGGCGTGCTAGCCACGGGCGCAGGTGAGGGACCGTCACTGTCGCTAGACACAGCAACATAGGGCGCGTCATTGGCCATGagctcctcttcttcggtGTCAGATGGCACCGACTGCACGCGTGAGGACCAGGGATCCTGCATAGCACGTTTTTTGGGTCGTTTTGCGTCATACTTGCTTTCAGGCGTGTCTTGTTCATCAGGATGTACCCGCCGCTTAATACTCTCTTGTGCATGAATCATGATCGAGTTGTCGGACGTGTCATGTGGGGTGGGCGCGTTGACACGTACTGCTGGTGCTGATGGCGTTGAATCCACGGGAATATCCAGCAATTTTTGCAGGACTTCTGAATCATACAGCTGCTTAATTTCATTACGTCGCCGAATCATTTCCCGCGAAACACCCAACACCGAGCCCAGTAGACTTTCCGGTTCCTTGATTTGTGACGTCAAATGTAAGCGATTATCACTCGCATCGGCATCAAAATGAACATGGGTGCTCTGCATCTGGCGATTATACAAgagccgctgccgacgtcgaAAGTTGTGCAAATCGTTCGAACGTTCACAGAGTGCTGCATGCAAGATGTCAAAGGCGCCTCCTAAGGCTGAGCGCACACTAATAATGGCAAACGATCCTTTGGACACATCACCCTCTGGGTCATGTGGATCCTCGATGCTTAGCATAAACGGCTTACGTGGATCAAAAAAGCCTCGCTGTCGTTTACTCACATATCCACCGCGGCCACGCACAGTGATAGCACACTCGTCGTAACCGAAATTCTTGCCATACAACTCAAAAAACTCCATCAGCAAGGCACCGAGGTTCTGCTCGGGGGGCATTTCTCCACGCTGCAATTTCGGATGCACTTGCAAGAAGCTCAGCACCATTAGCGTCACACTGTAGCTCCCTAGGCCACCCGTGAAAACTTCTGAAAGCGCGCGTTGCTGCAGAAACTGCTTGACCACCATGATGAGCGGCCGAAGGGCGGGTTGCTTTTGTAACCAGCGGTTGATGAAATGGGCTGTTTGAAGTCCATTCGCCTGGTTGATCGAAATATCAATATGAAAGTGACCATATGGACAAACAAACTTGATGATAGGCACTTTGGCACGGCCGATCACTTGGATATTCGTCGCGAGTTTATGCGATCTTAAACACGATGCGATCTCGCGCAAGGTTCCTTCACGAGATTGAGAGTCCATCGCTTTGGACAAAACCACCAGATCAATATCGCCTTGTGGCAGGTATAATTCGGTGTCCTGGCTGCCGAACGAATACACTTCGGCGTCAGGCCATCTTGAGCATAACGCTCGCTGGAGCAGAGCAATCACCATTGTACGAGTAGCATGCTCTTCTTTGGTGGGAGAGATCCACTCCGTGTACGTTCGAACTTCCTCACATAACATTTCTGATACATTGCGACATTTATGCCATGGCACATGCTGAGCCCAAGGCGTGCTTCGAGCCGATGCATGCTCGCGCACCGTATCGTCCACGACCACTGGTTCAGGTTCCGATTCAGACTCCTCAACATGACTTTCATCCGACTGATCAAAAGAAATAAAGTCACTGCCTAGCGCATTGCTTTCCTCGTGCGTTACAGGCCCTGTTTCAttcggcgcgcgtggcggcATAAAGGAAGCAGAAAATCGCCGGCCACTTGATGCGAGTCCCCCGATCGATGACAAATTAGCAACCACCTTTTCTCCTTCGAgtcaggcacaggcggcgATGGCTGATGCTGCCGCCATAGACGCCGAGGCAAAGAAGCGAGCCAAGCGAGAACGCCTGGAAGCATGGAGGCGCGAGCAAGCTAAGAAAAAGCGCCAGGTTTCGGGGGACGATGATGCATCGTCCAAGAAGGCCAAGGTTAGTGATACCCCTACGCCTCCAGCAGGAAAGTTTGCCACAACGCTAGGATTTCATACGCAAGGTAGCCCACGCCCACCAAGCGTAAAACCACGTGTGCGTCTTGATGCACAAGATGAAAGCGATGATGAATTACTGCGGAAACCTCATCGTCGATTTACGCTGGACGCGTTTACAGAATCGGAGGGTACCAAGGCCGACTCTAAGGAAGACCCACTTGATGCGTATATGAATCAACTAGAGGGGGAGGTACAGCGTGAAAGAAATCACCACTCCGAGGTACTCACAGCCGATGACGAGGAACCGGACCATGCGACGGTTGCgaacgaagaagacgaggTCGATATTGACTCGATTCGTGCCGAAGATATTTTGGCGATGGCGAATCGCGGATCCAAGAAAAAACAACTTCCCACCGTGGATCATGCATCCATTCGCTACGAACCATTTCGCAAAGCGTTTTATCACGCACCAGAGGACGTGGCAACTATTAGCGAGGCTGATgccgagcgtctgcgcctCGAACTCGATGGCATGTCGGTACGAGGCAAGCATTGTCCTGCTCCAATCAAGAAATGGACGCATTGTGGCCTCCCGGTGCATTGCCTGGATGTCATTAAAAGGCTGGGATACACGGCCCCCACGCCGATCCAGAGTCAGGCGATGCCTGCTATCATGAGCGGCCGAGACATGATCGGTGTAGCCAAGACAGGATCCGGTAAGACGATGGCTTTTCTACTTCCCATGTTCCGACACGTAAAGGATCAGCGTCCTGTCGAGCCAGGGGAAGGTCCCATTGCCCTCATTATGACACCGACGCGAGAACTCGCCGTGCAAATTTTCCGGGATGCCCAGCCATTTGCGCGTGCATTTGGATTGCGCGGGGCATGTGTGTACGGCGGTACACCCATTTCCGAGCAGATTGCAGAGATGAAAAAGACGGTTGAGTTTGTCGTGGCAACTCCGGGTCGTATGATCGATTTACTCTCCGCCAATAGCGGTCGTGTCACTAATATGCAACGCGTGACGTACCTTGTGTTGGACGAAGCTGACCGTATGTTTGACCTTGGCTTTGAGCCGCAAGTTATGAAGATCCTCGGGCTGATTCGACCTGACCGACAGACGGTTCTATTTTCCGCCACCTTCCCGAAACCCATGGAGAGCCTGGCTCGCAAGATGCTACGTCATGAACCGATGGAAGTGATTGTGGGCGGTCGAAGTGTTGTCGCCCCCGAAATCCGGCAAGTCGTGGAAGTGCGCGATGAATCCACCAAGTTTCACCGTCTATTGGTGATTCTCGGCCAATTGTATCATAATGATCAAGATGCTCGAACCCTCATTTTTGTAGAGCGCCAAGATGCAGCGGATGGACTAATGCATGAGCTCATGAAGCGCGGATACCCAGCCATGTCACTGCACGGCGGCAAAGATCAGGCGGACCGTGATACAACGATATCTGACTTTAAAGCGGGTATTGTGCCCATTTTGACAGCGACTTCCGTGGCCGCGCGTGGATTGGATGTCAAGCAACTCAAGTTGGTCGTCAACTATGATGTACCGAATCACCTAGAAGACTATGTGCATCGAGCTGGACGCACAGGACGCGCGGGGAACGAGGGCACATGTGTGACCTTTATTACACCGGACCAAGACCGATATGCAAAGGATCTAGTGACTGCGCTACGTGCCAGCAAAGCCCCCGTGCCTCCTGAGCTGGAAACGCTGAGTATGCAGTTCAAGGAAAAGCTTGCAGAGGGTAAGACTCATGCATCGAGCTCAGGATTCGGTGGTCGTGGTCTCGAACGACTTGCTGAGAGTCGCGAACGTCTACTTCAGGCACAAGCCTCCATCATGAtcgaggacgaagaggcaGATCCtgaagctgctgcagctcgtgccgcaGAAGAGACCAATCGACTGAATAACACGGACATTCAGGTGTGCACCGGCCCCATCCCGGAGGCGGTGCGCGAGAATAAGCAGCCGCTCCCTTCAGAAGCAGACCATGCTGCCCATCAAGCGCGTATGGAAGCAGCACGCCTTGCGGGTGCCGACACATCCAAGCTCCAGGGTGTGATTGCACGCATCAATGCGACGGCAAGTCGTCGGCGCGAAGAGCTGGAGAACTcgcgccgtgctcgtgaTCCTGATGCAACCAAGTTCCATGCCATTTTCCCCATCAATGACTTCCCGCAGAAGGCGCGTTGGAACGTTACGAACAAGGAGACCATGGCCATGCTGATTGAATCCACAGGTGCATCCATTACCAACAAAGGTGCCTTTTATGAACGCGGTCGTGAACCACACCCTGGTGATCCGCCCAAGTTATCTCTACTGATCGAAAGCAACGACAGTTTCCGCGTCGAGCATGCTATCAGAGAAATCAAGCGCCACTTACTTGAAGGTACACAGGCATACTTGGACGGAGAatcacgcacgtcgtccatggGCGGGCGGTACTCTGTGGTCTAATCATCATGGTCTACCGGCCTCTCAATACGGCGATGTACCTCGGTCCGTAAGAGTGACTGTGGATCTTGCGGATAGATCAAGAGTGACTTTGGCGTCTTGCTCTTTCGAGGCGCCTTGGGCTTGGTGGCCGGTTTTGGACGCAGCGATTTGCGCCCCATAATGCGGCCTAGCTCAGCGGCCATTTGCAATGCGTCATGATCATCTGCCAGCATAGCCAATGTGCCGTCCGGATTCCTAACACGCGCCTGTGCCCCATTCATCACATGGGCTCGGAGTTGGTCGCGTACGCGTTCCATCTGAGTGTGTAGGGATGCATCGTCACGTTCTGTCTTCTTCGCGATTGAGTCTGTGAAGACACCTGCTGAACGCGCTTCCCTGGCCGTCGCAAGCACACCTTGCGCGTCACCCAAACAGAGCCATTGCGTTCGTATCATTTCAGCAAACAGGGACGACGTGCATCCCAGCACATAGGCGTGTGCGCCATTCTTGCGTGTCCTATCCATGACAGCTAACGCTGTGTGTGGCGCCCGGTACTTGTCGCGCAATGTCAATAGAAGCATATGTAGTGCCGGTGCAAAAAAAGCCGTATGTGCGCCATATGCTGCGTCTTGCGCCCATACATGCTTCTCAGCCCATTGCCATGTTTCCACGACCGTGTTTTTCGTTTGCAATGCCTCCCAAATGTGGTCCACGCCACGATCCAATTCCTCGACGGGAATTTGGGCAGCAAGCCCTTCCATACTCGCTTCAAATCGCGTACCTACACCACCGCCACGAGCTGTGAGCTTTTTCGGCCGCAGGGCGTTGCGCTGCGCAAACGCATCCAATGCTGGATCAGGCACCGGCGTATGATCCGTCTCTTGCCCTAACAATTCAAAGATCCTTCGAAATTGTGCAGACTCTGAGGGTGTCAGTGCTGACGTATCATaatgccgccgccgctgacGCAGTGATGGCGAGTTGGGCCGCTCCTGTGCATACAAGATATCTCGGAGCACAGAATTTGTCGGGGTATCTTGATTCAATGAACTGCCATGTGTCGAGGAATTCGTGTCGGCCAAGAGCTCATCCCATGCACTTTGGGTATACGACCGTATCCATGCACGCGACCGCGCCGTTCTACACACCAAGGAGGGCCACCGCATTCTCCTGGGAGGcagacgaagaagaagcacTTTCGTGGAGGTCTTTTTTGTCACTCCCTCACATGGCCCTTTTGGTAGTGACCGGTTTGCCTTGCTCTggtcgctcgacgcgcgtcaAGGAGATTCAGTCGTACTTCGAGTCACGGTTAGAATCGAATCCATCACTATCACGCGTATGCGTCATTCAAGATGCTGATGTACATGTAGATCGACATGTATATGAATGTATGTTGACCGCTCCCTTACACGACAGCTCAACGCACGGAgggacgcgcgcgcgccgcttATCTTAGCGCAGTTCGGCGTGCATTGAGCCCGAGCGCCATTGTGATTGCGGATGGCGGAGCGGGTTTGAATATTAAGGGATCTCGCTACGAATTGTGGTGTGCCACACGTGAACTGGGCCTCCGTTGTGCCACTGTATGTATCCAAGCTCTctcatccagcagcttTACATCGCATGTCCTTCTACCTTATGCCACGCATGGAATACCCGACGAAGGGAGCGAGGCGAGCCATCTTACACTGACATATGGTACGTCCACGCTTCTTACACACCAGTCTTGATGAACTCATATACCGCTTTGAGGAGCCCACGCCTGAGGCTCGTTGGCATCGACCCCTCTTTACCACTACGACCACAGGTGCTCCTGATGCACCAGAATGCCTTCCCACACCGCTGGATGGGCTCTGGGAGGCCATCACACAGGCCAAGGTCCAGCCGCCCAAGGCCGTTACCCTTGTCCGCAAAAAAACGACCAACAATAGCCTCGAGCTTCTCGACACAGTGACGCAAGCCGTACTAGGTGCTATTTCTGAATATCGTGCACAGGGAGGCGCTATGTGTGGCAGTATTTCCTTGTCGCTGCCACAATTCATCCCGCCCCCTCCTATTGTGTTTACATGTCCACCCTTGAACACGTTTCCCTCACCTGCTCGTCTTCAGACGCTACGCCGACAATTTGTGCGCGTGTATGCCGGAAAGGCGGAATACGCGGACAGTTTGGCCCTCACATCACAGCCCGAACCGGAGCGACACATTGCACAAATGTTTACTGCATGGTTACAAGAAACTCTTACTTCTAACAAGATACATAGTTAACAAGTATGATTATCGGGCTCAAGTGTTCACCTTTTGCgaagcagcggcagcggcagcggccgccgccaccgcaCTGAGAGAGGCAAGGTTATCTGGGTTTCCTGCTGCGTCAATACCTTCGCCTTTATTCTCTTCGCCCTGCACTCGCCccggcgcacgcgacgctTCACCCAAAGTCGCATGCTCAAGAGATGGATCCAGCATACCCTCAGCACGCTGCGGCTGTATGGCACCACGCGCCCGCATGGCATTGGGGTCATTTGGGTGCATGTGTGCGTGCGGTCCAGCTGCCATGCCACTGTCAGCTAGTTGGGACGAAAAGTGGTTCGGGACATGAAAGCCGTGTTGCTGGTTGGCGTTGGACACAGCCTCCAGCAACCAGTAGGGCGCACCCCCCgaagctgctgctgctacagctgctgctgtggcaggatcctgcgccgcgtgaTCGGTCGACTCGTGTATCGTCGGTGGCTGACcttgtgcatgcgcaggaTCGTCATGTTCTGTACCGCGAGCAGGAGGCGCAGGTGCACCAGCGTGTTGGTGATGGAACGTGGACAATAATGCAGGCGTATGTGAAGGGCGGTCAATAGGAAGGGCAGGTGCACTCGGTACAGCCTGGTGACCACCAAGAGCGCGGAGCGCCACTCGGAGCGTGTCGTTATCGCGCTTGAGTATTTCAATCGTTTCGATAGCTTCATTGAAACGGCGGCGATGCTCCTCAGCCGCAAGAAGTGCACTCTCCAAAGAAGCAGCCTTGCTCTCTAGGTCAGAAATATACTTGTTCTTGCGTTCGCGGAATACGCGCTGAGCATTACGGTTCTGTTCGGCACGACGACTCGTGCTGAGTGTGCGCGTCATACCTGTCTTACCACGCGCACCGACAAGACCCGTTTGCTCAGACGTGAGCTTGGCTTGCTCAGACGCTGTGTTGGCCAcaggtggcggcggagcCATACGAGTCTGATCATTCTGGACACCAGAAGCATCACCATAAGCACTCACATCatgagcagcagcatcaAATGCATTTGCATCGCCATGCGTCAGACCCGGCATGCCGCTTTGGTCCAAGCCGTGACCTGGGTACGCGGGTGGCGCGGTGGGCGCCCACGACAACGCTTGAGCATCTACACCAGCATGAGGTGCACCATTATCCATTCGAATTTGCTTAGATGAGCGAGGGTTTTCACTCATTTCGCTTTCTCGACTTTTGAGGCCGCGTTGATGAGTGTAGTCGGACGGGTTATGGTGGTGTTGGGAATTGTTGTGATTGTTGCCCAGTTCTCCATCCGGCCGGGAAGATACGTTCGCCAATTGGATAACTGTACCAAATGCTCCATCAGGCATCGGTGGCGGAGGGGCAGGGGATGTGTGATCCATGTCTGTACCGTGTTAGTGTCCCAATCCTACACCAGCATGACGCCCTACGCGTCCAACGCGACTCCACTCACCAACAATGTGCTCTTCTATTTGCTAAGGATGACAAAAGGAGGTGTTGAAGCTCCGGGATGCTCTGGCTCTGGCTCCAAGCTTTTTTTGGAGCCGGCCCGCTTCGGTTATGGAAACCGTTTCTCGGCCGAATAAGCAAGACCGCATGCAGACCGCGTGGGTGGCGCACAACTCAATGGCAGCGCTGAGGCGGGGCAAGCGCTTTGTGTCGGCGGAATTCGAGCTTCTTGGCGACTTGACTGTGTAACACTGCTTATTACGATCCCCTTCCCTCGCTAGATTGTTGGGCGTTGCTTCCGTCCCAAAAGTAAAAATTCCTATCTGCCGCGCCAAGACGGGCTTTTTGGACTAATTCGGGATCATGCCTGCCTTGCAGCATATGTCACAGCGGCAAGAGACAATACCTAGCGGTGGTGATTCAATCACAGCGTTAATTCTGTTGCTCCTCCCACTCCTAATCATTTCCGTGGCTCTCATATTTGTTCTGATTGCGCCGTTTATCATTTATCTGGTGTTGCGCTTTCGACCGGGTGTTACACTATCAGAGCGTGATGGGCCCATCAATGTACAGTACGAAGAGCAACTAGAATTCTCTAGCTCTTTTCAACGCGCATGCCAAAATTGGGCTGATCAGCTCGACGACAATACTCGCGCAGGTTATGAACTAGCTCAACGATGGTGCGCAAATCATCCTCCCCTTTCGCCCCGCGATACAGATATTACTATGCCCCAGTTCCTTGGGATTCAAGAAAAGGGTGTCAGTGCTTGGAGCTTTGATCCTGCATATGAATCGAACCAGGGTGTCATGGTTTCTGCTCGCACAGAACTTCAATTTTTTGCTGACAGCCCAGGCATGGCAACTGAAGAAGGTGGCGCATGTACCATCCAGAGCAATTTGCCCTTGCCCAAATCCAATGACATTTATTATTGGGAATCCAAAATTTTTAGCAAACCGGAAGCTACGACCATTGCCATCGGTCTGAGTACGAAGCCGTATCCGTCATTTCGCTTCCCTGGATACTGTAAGCATT is a window of Malassezia restricta chromosome III, complete sequence DNA encoding:
- a CDS encoding non-canonical poly(A) RNA polymerase PAPD5/7 gives rise to the protein MPPRAPNETGPVTHEESNALGSDFISFDQSDESHVEESESEPEPVVVDDTVREHASARSTPWAQHVPWHKCRNVSEMLCEEVRTYTEWISPTKEEHATRTMVIALLQRALCSRWPDAEVYSFGSQDTELYLPQGDIDLVVLSKAMDSQSREGTLREIASCLRSHKLATNIQVIGRAKVPIIKFVCPYGHFHIDISINQANGLQTAHFINRWLQKQPALRPLIMVVKQFLQQRALSEVFTGGLGSYSVTLMVLSFLQVHPKLQRGEMPPEQNLGALLMEFFELYGKNFGYDECAITVRGRGGYVSKRQRGFFDPRKPFMLSIEDPHDPEGDVSKGSFAIISVRSALGGAFDILHAALCERSNDLHNFRRRQRLLYNRQMQSTHVHFDADASDNRLHLTSQIKEPESLLGSVLGVSREMIRRRNEIKQLYDSEVLQKLLDIPVDSTPSAPAVRVNAPTPHDTSDNSIMIHAQESIKRRVHPDEQDTPESKYDAKRPKKRAMQDPWSSRVQSVPSDTEEEELMANDAPYVAVSSDSDGPSPAPVASTPVKTQGLRIAGRAKQSKLSKKDRLQYWHNKASAT
- a CDS encoding ATP-dependent RNA helicase DDX46/PRP5, with amino-acid sequence MADAAAIDAEAKKRAKRERLEAWRREQAKKKRQVSGDDDASSKKAKVSDTPTPPAGKFATTLGFHTQGSPRPPSVKPRVRLDAQDESDDELLRKPHRRFTLDAFTESEGTKADSKEDPLDAYMNQLEGEVQRERNHHSEVLTADDEEPDHATVANEEDEVDIDSIRAEDILAMANRGSKKKQLPTVDHASIRYEPFRKAFYHAPEDVATISEADAERLRLELDGMSVRGKHCPAPIKKWTHCGLPVHCLDVIKRLGYTAPTPIQSQAMPAIMSGRDMIGVAKTGSGKTMAFLLPMFRHVKDQRPVEPGEGPIALIMTPTRELAVQIFRDAQPFARAFGLRGACVYGGTPISEQIAEMKKTVEFVVATPGRMIDLLSANSGRVTNMQRVTYLVLDEADRMFDLGFEPQVMKILGLIRPDRQTVLFSATFPKPMESLARKMLRHEPMEVIVGGRSVVAPEIRQVVEVRDESTKFHRLLVILGQLYHNDQDARTLIFVERQDAADGLMHELMKRGYPAMSLHGGKDQADRDTTISDFKAGIVPILTATSVAARGLDVKQLKLVVNYDVPNHLEDYVHRAGRTGRAGNEGTCVTFITPDQDRYAKDLVTALRASKAPVPPELETLSMQFKEKLAEGKTHASSSGFGGRGLERLAESRERLLQAQASIMIEDEEADPEAAAARAAEETNRLNNTDIQVCTGPIPEAVRENKQPLPSEADHAAHQARMEAARLAGADTSKLQGVIARINATASRRREELENSRRARDPDATKFHAIFPINDFPQKARWNVTNKETMAMLIESTGASITNKGAFYERGREPHPGDPPKLSLLIESNDSFRVEHAIREIKRHLLEGTQAYLDGESRTSSMGGRYSVV
- a CDS encoding protein KTI12; translated protein: MALLVVTGLPCSGRSTRVKEIQSYFESRLESNPSLSRVCVIQDADVHVDRHVYESQRTEGRARAAYLSAVRRALSPSAIVIADGGAGLNIKGSRYELWCATRELGLRCATLYIACPSTLCHAWNTRRRERGEPSYTDICLDELIYRFEEPTPEARWHRPLFTTTTTGAPDAPECLPTPLDGLWEAITQAKVQPPKAVTLVRKKTTNNSLELLDTVTQAVLGAISEYRAQGGAMCGSISLSLPQFIPPPPIVFTCPPLNTFPSPARLQTLRRQFVRVYAGKAEYADSLALTSQPEPERHIAQMFTAWLQETLTSNKIHS
- a CDS encoding bZIP transcription factor, whose protein sequence is MDHTSPAPPPPMPDGAFGTVIQLANVSSRPDGELGNNHNNSQHHHNPSDYTHQRGLKSRESEMSENPRSSKQIRMDNGAPHAGVDAQALSWAPTAPPAYPGHGLDQSGMPGLTHGDANAFDAAAHDVSAYGDASGVQNDQTRMAPPPPVANTASEQAKLTSEQTGLVGARGKTGMTRTLSTSRRAEQNRNAQRVFRERKNKYISDLESKAASLESALLAAEEHRRRFNEAIETIEILKRDNDTLRVALRALGGHQAVPSAPALPIDRPSHTPALLSTFHHQHAGAPAPPARGTEHDDPAHAQGQPPTIHESTDHAAQDPATAAAVAAAASGGAPYWLLEAVSNANQQHGFHVPNHFSSQLADSGMAAGPHAHMHPNDPNAMRARGAIQPQRAEGMLDPSLEHATLGEASRAPGRVQGEENKGEGIDAAGNPDNLASLSAVAAAAAAAAASQKVNT